Below is a genomic region from Desulfurella sp..
AAAGACATTTTTATTTGAAGCAAAGAGGTATCGCGTTAAAAGTGCTAAAAATTAAAAAAACACATTTGTTAGGCATTTGTCTTTTGGCTGCATCATTTTGTGGCTTAAGCCCAAAAGCCCACGCTATTGATTTGACACAAAGCTATTATAAAGCAATAGGCTATAATCCAAGCTATTTATCCTCTACTTATCAATATAAAGCCTCTCAAACATACAAAATGCAAGGCCTATCATACTTATTGCCACAAATTTCTCTTAGCGCTAATAGATCCAAGTACGATTTTAGAACTGCCCCATATTATTATGCAAACTACATGGCAAACACTATTTCACTGAATGCTCAACAGTATTTATTTAACCTATCAAGCTTTGCTATGTTTAAAGAGCTAAACACAAGAGCCAAGATGGGCGAATATCAATTTAAAGATGCCGACCAGCAAATTATATATAATGTAGCGCAAAGCTACTTTGATGTGCTTTCTGCATTAGACGAAATAAATCTTACAAAAATGGAAAAAAAAGCTGCACACGAAGATTTGGTTCTTGCCCAAAAACTATACAAAGCAGGTGAAGCAACTCTGGTTGACGTTGATGATGCGCAATCAAGGTATGATATTACGTCGGCAAAACTAATTCAGGCTCAAAATAAACTTGATATCGCCCTGACAAAATTTAAGGCAATTGTCGGTATTATGCCTGCAAGCATTTCTCCGCTTAAAGATGATATAAGCTTTAAATTTCCCACACCGTCAAAATTAGATGACTGGATAGAACTGGCAAAGCAAAACAGCCCTGTAATTAAATACTACGAACAAAATGTAAATTACTATAAGCAAGATTTAACCAAAGCTATTGGCGATCAGCTGCCAAGCGTAGCGCTTATTGCAAGCTATACTTACACAAACACAAATAGCTATATACAAACACAAACTATAAAATACGCAAGCATCGGCATACAAATAAATGTGCCAATTTTTAACGGCGGCAACTCAATAGCCAGAATTGACGAAGCCCACTATAGGGTAAAACAGGCTCAGATGGACAAAGAAAATTACCAAAACAACATTACCTCGAGTGTTACAGAAGCGTTTTTAAATGTATCAAGCGATATATCAAAAATTGACAGTTTAAGAATTGCAAAAAAAGCCGCTCAAACCGCACTAAAGGCAAATTACATGGGCCTAAAAGCCGGCATAAAAACTATTGCAGATGTGATAAATGCTCAAAAACAGCTATACGATGTAGAAAACCAGCTTTTAAACGCAAAATACAGCTATATTACAGATATGTTTAAGCTAAAATATTACTCTGGCACTTTAAGCAAAGATGATATAGACTTTTTTAATACATATTTGGCACCAAGCTCAGAGTTGATTGTTAGCAACAATTAAATAATTTCGGAGGTTTCGTGTTTTCCAGACCAAATTTTTTTGGCAGACAAAAGCCAAAAAGTCAGCTGCTGCAAGCATTAAAGCCATTTAAACAGGCATTCATTACAACAGGCATAGTAAGTGCCATAATTAATATTATAATGATAGTACCTTCAATATATATGCTGGAAGTTTACGATAGAATATTGGTTTCAAAGAGTGTGCCGACACTAATTTTGATTAGTTTAATGGTTTTAGGTTTTTACGCTTTTATGGGAGTTCTTGAATGGCTCCGCTCACAGCTTTTAATTAGGATAAGCAACAACATGGATGCCCAATTAAATGAAAGAGTGTTTTCTGTAGCATTTTCAAGCGCACTATACGCAAACACAGGCAACCCATNNNNNNNNNNTCCTTGCAATTGTGGCAAGCCTGGTAATGATGGGTATGGCTATACTTACAGAGGTTGTTACAAAAAAAGGACTTGGGGAAGCCAATAAACATTATCAAGAATCTCAGGTATTTGCAAATGTAAACTTTCGCAATGCTGAAGCAATTTACGCTATGGGCATGAAAGAAAATGTTAAAAAACACTGGTATAGCAGGTACATTAACTTTCTAAGCTACCAATCTGACACAAGCTCTAAAGCTGGAACTATTAGCGCTACAACTAAAGCATTAAGAATAACATTTCAATCTCTTTTGGGCTATGGCGTAAGTGCTTATTACGCTATACAAGGTCAACTGACAATGGGAATGATAGTAGCCTCTGCAATACTTATAGGCAGGGCATTAAGCCCTGTGGATTTGGCAATCAGCGTATGGCGACAGTTTGTTTCTGTGCGTGAATCATATGCAAGACTTGAAGCTATGTTTGCTCAATACCCGGAAAAACCAAAGAGTCNNNNNNNNNNGTCTACAATTGCCTCCGCCTGTTGGTAAAGTGTCTGTATCTAATCTAATTGCCGTTCCGCCAGGATCAAATTTGATGATACTAAAGAATGTAAGTTTTGAAGTTAACCCAGGTGAAATGGTCGGCATTATAGGTCCTGTAGCATCTGGCAAAACAACACTTGGCAAAATGCTTGTAGGGATCTGGCCTCCATACAGCGGTTCTGTAAGGCTTGACGGCGCAGAAATAAGTACATGGGATAGAGAAGACTTAGGAAAATATATTGGCTATCTGCCGCAGGATGTAGAGTTGCTTGATGGCACAGTAGCAGAAAATATCTCGCGATTTGGAGAAATTGACTCCAACAAAGTTATAAAAGCAGCTCAAATGGCAGGCATACACGAGATGATTTTACAATTTCCAGAAGGCTATGACACAAAATTAGGCACAAACGGCGCAATAATCTCAGGCGGTCAAAAGCAAAGAATAGGTCTTGCCCGCGCCCTGTACAATGACCCAACACTTATAGTCTTAGATGAGCCAAACTCTAGCTTGGATGATATGGGCGAGCGCGCTTTGATATACGCTTTGTTAAATTTAAAGAAAATGAAAAAAACAGTATTTTTGATAACGCATAGAACACCAATACTTGCCATAACAGATAAAATCATACTGATGCTAAATGGCAGTGTGCAGGCATTTGGCCCATCTCAGGAAATACTAAAAGCCCTTCAGGCTATAAACGAACAGCAAGCCCAGATGCAAGCACAGCAAAACGCTCACTTAAATAACCCAAATCAAGCGCCACAAACACCACAAAAAGGAGCCTAAAGTTATGGATTACTTGCCACCTGGTACTCAAAAATTAAATACAAACACAAAAAAAATGATACATATAGCAATAGCAGTTGTTGTAATTTTCTTTGGAGGATTTTTACTGTGGGCAGCTTTAGCGCCTCTAAGCAGCGGTATAGTTGTGCCAGGCACAGTTGTAACAAGCACTCATTTGAATATCATTCAAAGCCCGCAGACAGCTAAAATCAAAAGTATTCTTGTAAAAGAAGGCGAAGTAGTCAAAAAAAATCAACCGCTTATCATTCTGGATGATTCTGAAGCAAAAGCAGCATACGCAAAAGCAAAAAGCGAGTATTTATACCTTTTATCAATGGAATCAAGGCTTCAAGCCCAGCTTCAAAACAGCCCTGACATTACATTTCCAAAAGAGCTTTTAGAAAACGCCCAGGAGCCTTCCGTTGCAAATCTTATACAAACGCAAAGGCAGTTATTTTTTTCAACTATGCAAAACTTTCAAAGTCAAAAAAATGCAATTTTACAAAACACTGCTGGCTTGGAATCTGAACTA
It encodes:
- a CDS encoding TolC family outer membrane protein — its product is RHFYLKQRGIALKVLKIKKTHLLGICLLAASFCGLSPKAHAIDLTQSYYKAIGYNPSYLSSTYQYKASQTYKMQGLSYLLPQISLSANRSKYDFRTAPYYYANYMANTISLNAQQYLFNLSSFAMFKELNTRAKMGEYQFKDADQQIIYNVAQSYFDVLSALDEINLTKMEKKAAHEDLVLAQKLYKAGEATLVDVDDAQSRYDITSAKLIQAQNKLDIALTKFKAIVGIMPASISPLKDDISFKFPTPSKLDDWIELAKQNSPVIKYYEQNVNYYKQDLTKAIGDQLPSVALIASYTYTNTNSYIQTQTIKYASIGIQINVPIFNGGNSIARIDEAHYRVKQAQMDKENYQNNITSSVTEAFLNVSSDISKIDSLRIAKKAAQTALKANYMGLKAGIKTIADVINAQKQLYDVENQLLNAKYSYITDMFKLKYYSGTLSKDDIDFFNTYLAPSSELIVSNN
- a CDS encoding type I secretion system permease/ATPase, coding for LQLPPPVGKVSVSNLIAVPPGSNLMILKNVSFEVNPGEMVGIIGPVASGKTTLGKMLVGIWPPYSGSVRLDGAEISTWDREDLGKYIGYLPQDVELLDGTVAENISRFGEIDSNKVIKAAQMAGIHEMILQFPEGYDTKLGTNGAIISGGQKQRIGLARALYNDPTLIVLDEPNSSLDDMGERALIYALLNLKKMKKTVFLITHRTPILAITDKIILMLNGSVQAFGPSQEILKALQAINEQQAQMQAQQNAHLNNPNQAPQTPQKGA